The Oleiphilus messinensis DNA segment TTCTCTGCAACATGATCACAGCGCTGCTTTAGCTTGTTGAGCGTTTTCTCCAGCTGTTTGATTTTAACGTCCAGCGTCACCAATCGGTTGTTTCGATTGGTTTGGTAAGACTGGATTAAACCTTTAATGCTTTGCCGTACGCCTTGAAACACTCGATAGCTGAACGGCATCCCCATTTCATGCATAAACTGGGTACGATTCAATTGCTGGGCTTTAGGCTTTTGTAAGTTAGCAAACCAACGAAACTTCACTTGATTCCACAGCTCGGCATAGTGGCACAATGCCGCATCCTGCTCATAAATCAAATCAAGCCGGGTTTCAAAGGTGAGTGTTTTCGTTGGCGTATCCACTAGGCGATGGCTCGTTGATTTTTACGACTACGTGAACCATGCAATCGCGCACTGAAGACCGTCATTAACGCTAACACATCATGGCAAAGTTGCTGTTCAAAGTTTTCTTCAACTTCCTCAAGAATGACAACCTCCGTACCGTAAAACTGGCAAAGCGCAAATAACAATTCAGCCCCAAATCGGAGTAAGCGATCTTTATGAACGATAACCAGTCGTTTTACCTTACGCTGACAAATCAACTTAATTAATCGCTTTAACCCCCGTTTTTTATAGTTTAATCCTGAGCCAAGATCATCAATGGTTTCGACAGCTTCATAGCCAGCCTCTCTGGCATGTTTTTGCAAGCGAGCAATTTGCGTTTGCAAATCTTTTTTCTGATCATGAGAAGAGACGCGTGCATAACAGATTGTTCTGCGTTGCTCATTAGCAGTCGACTGACCGCAAAAGGCTAAAAGTTTATCAAGCGCGTAACGACGATGGCCACCCGGCGTACGGAAATCTGAGAAAAATCGTGATTCTTTTTCCCAGCGACGAAGGGTGGAAACGGCCACACCCAGCAGAAAAGCGGCAGCGCCTATCGATAGAAATTCAGCCATAATCATCACCTCCATCCATGAGAAAACAATACTGTACAAGCTACTGTATATGAGTAGGTTTAGTCAAGTATTTAGTTAACTGTTAAAGCCCTTGCTGGACAATCTTGAAGACTCATTAAAGCAACAAATCCACAACACGGAACTGGAACGAACACTCAACCGCAATGCTCGGGACCTGCTGATTTCCCAGAAAGACTACCAACGGGTCACAAGTCGGATGCAGGAGCAGGTTCTGACACTAACCAAAGCACAGCAGCGGATCTCCCAGAGTGAAGCCCGTCTCAGACAGGTTATCGACCTGATTCCTCAACTCGTTTTTGCGGTCAATGCTAAAAATGAAATCATACTCTCCAACCATGCTTTTGCCAAAATACACGGCTACCAAACCAGCGAAATTCTAGGGCAACGTGAAGCGGATGTCGGCGCGCCAAACGCATGGCTAAAAGCGAGTTACAAGGCAAACAATCATGTTTTAAAAAACGGCGTTCGAATCAATCTTGCTGAGCAAAAATATCCATTGGCGAACGGCGAGATCCACTATTACCAAATGACGAAACTGCCATTCAAACTCTATGACGAAAGCCTGTCCGTGCTGACAGTCGCAACCGATATCACCGAGCTTAAAGAGGCAGAACGAAAAATGATCCAACTCAATCAGGAGTTGGAACAACGGGTTGAAGAACGAACAATCGCGCTGGAAACCACGAACAAGGCACTGATACAGGCTAAGAATACCGCTGAATCTGCGAATGAAGCCAAAAGCCTCTTCCTCGCGACGATGAGCCATGAAATCAGGACCCCAATGAATGGCGTAATCGGCATGCTTGAGTTGATCAAGGAAACAGAGCTCAACACCGAACAACGGCAAATGCTCACAACAATACGGGATTCCGCATTCAGTTTGCTACATATTCTCGATGATGTACTGGATTTCTCAAAAATAGAAGCCGGAAAACTGGAGTTGGAAAAGATACCGGTCACACTGCATGAAATTGTCGAAAGTGTAGCGATTACACTCGCGCCAAATGCGTTCAAAAAAGGCGTAGAACTATTTTGTTTTATTGACCCTAATGCCCCGGAAAAAATCATCTCGGATCAAGTCCGCTTGAGACAAGTCATGTTTAATCTTTGCGGCAATGCCATCAAATTTACCGAATCGGCCCAGGGTAAAACCGGTCAGGTTGCCATCCTGGTTGAGTGTTCAGAACGGACTGCCACCACCGCACAACTTGAGTTTCGGGTTAAAGACAATGGCATTGGAATGTCTGACGAGATGCAGAAACAACTGTTCAATCCATTTACTCAGGCTGAAAGTTCAACGACCCGCCGCTACGGTGGTACTGGCCTGGGCCTGTCGATTTGCAAAAAAATCACCGAGTTACTCGGCGGCACCATCACTGTACACAGCGCTCAAGGGCTGGGAACGGAATTTATTGTTACACTTCCAGTTGAGTTCACACCCAATGAATCTACCTCTTCACTTCAAGCGACCCAAGTGCTCTGCCTCATTCATGATGACCAACTCTTTCATATTGTTTCCACCTATCTGAGTGCCGCAGGAGCACAGGTGATGAGGCTGTCTGACCTGGAAGATGCCAGGATGCTTTTGCTACGGAAAACACAAAAGCATAATGAAAAAAGTTCAGTTAACACGACCCCTCCTTCCAACATGTTATTGCTACTCACAACCAATGTCCCCCGGACACTGTTCCTTGCATGGCAAGAACAATTCAGTAAAACACACCCCGAATTGGCCAGAGCGGTGGTATTGAATATGCGTTACAGCTCAACACCAGACTGGGGGGAACAGAATTCGGTTTTGTCCGCCTACCCGGTCAGGCGCTGGGATCTGTTATCCGCCTGTGCCTTCGCGGTCGGGCGTAAAAACAGTTTCAGTCCCCCCATTCAACAGGACTTAAGCCACCTCCCCCAATTTATCAACGCTGATTTATTGACGCCGGAAGAAGCGGAGAAAGCTGATCGGCTAATTTTGCTCGCGGAAGACAATCCGACCAACCAAGAGGTTATTAACCGACAGCTCCAACGTCTGGGTCACACGGCACTCATCGCCGAAAATGGTCTTGAGGCACTGGAAATCTGGCGTGCCCACAAAATTGCACTCATACTGACAGACTGTCATATGCCGGAAATGGATGGTTTCGAATTAACTCAGGCTATTCGGGAGGAAGAAGACCCGGAAGAAATTCAGTTTACTGCCCATGATTCACAATCACATCGAAAACAAACCCCGATTATTGCCATAACTGCCAATGCGATCCGCGGTGAGGCCGAACGCTGTATCGCGATGGGTATGAACGGGTATCTGGCCAAACCCGTAGAATTAAAAGCGCTGAATGCGGAAATAAACAAGTGGTTGTCTGAACCAGAAAAGCGACGGGATTACGATATTACGCGTCAACAAAACGCATCAACACCACAGGCAAAAGCCAAGTCAAAGACGCTTCCGCCAATTCCGGATGGCTTTGAGCCTGAATACCTTGCCACCCTGGTTGGCGAGGATCCGACGATCCTGAATGATATTCTGAAAAGCTACATCACCAGCCTGCAAGGAAGTCTTGTTAAACTCAGGGATCTCCTGGCATCAACTCAGTATCCAGAACTGAAGCTTGAAGCACACAAACTAAAATCATCGTCAAAAGCAGTTGGCGCTTTCAGTCTGGAACAACACTGTCAACAAATCGAGGCAGCCTGCATTGACAACGATAAAGCCGCACTCAAAAACCTGTTTAAGCGCCTGAATGACGATGCCGTTGCGATACAAAACTATTTAAGCAACTGCATCGAGATGCCATAAACGGAGTTAATCACAAGTTTTAGCAAAAAGGGCACGCATCTTGGTTTCATTTGGATACTCGATAATCCCCTTCTCAGTGACAATTGCATCAATCAAATCGTGCGGGGTCACATCAAATACAGGATTAAACGTGTGCACGCCCTGTGGCGCTATAATCTGCCCCTTAACCGCGACAATTTCATCGCCTTCCCGCTCTTCGATGGGAATATCCTGACCGGTGCGCAATTGCATATCAATAGTTGATTCAGGCGCAACAACCATAAATTTCAAGCCGTGATGCTTGGCAAGCACGGCCAGACTGTAGGTCCCAATTTTATTTGCCGTATCGCCGTTCGCGGTGATCCGGTCGGCACCGACGACGACCCAGTCTATTTTACCGGCTTGCATCAGGTGGCCTGCAGCCACATCCGCATTCAAGGTAACCGGAATGCCCTCTTGCACCAGTTCCCAGGCTGTAAGCCTTGCGCCCTGCAGCCAGGGACGGGTTTCATCAGCATAGACGTGGCCCAACACATTCTCTTCTTGCAAACGCCTGACAACACCCAAGGCAGTACCGTAACCCCCTGTTGCCAGCGCGCCCGTGTTGCAATGGGTTAGCACCCGAATCGGGGTCGACTGCCTGGCACGCATCAGCGCAACGGCCGAAGCCCCCATTTTTTTATTGGCGGCAATGTCTTGTTCATGGATTAATTGCGCTTCCTGTAACAATGCTTCCTGTAACAACGCTTCCACCGGCGAGCCATTGGATTCATGCTGCTGTATTACCCGCTTCATACGATCCAGTGCCCAAAACAAATTTACGGCCGTAGGCCTTGAAGCAGCAAGCACCTCAATATCCCGGGCTACCTGATCTGTCGAATCAGGACCGGATTTCAAAACCGATAGCACGACTCCGTATGCTGCGGTAATACCAATCGCCGGCGCGCCTCTTACAACCATGTCCTTGATCGCTGCAGCGGCATCAGCAGCAGTGCTTAATTCAATATAAACTTCCTCAGTCGGTAACTTCCGTTGATCCAGTAACTTCAGTTTACCTTCTGGTAACCAGTCTATCGCACTTACAGAGCGAGCATTGCCTGTGAATGAGGAGTCATTTTTATTTAACATGGAAAAGTCGGTTCCTGAATAGTGTTTCTACAGAATTGGGTTTCTACTGTATAGCGTATTCAATTGTGGACTGCGCTATAGCTTTAAATTTTGCGCTATTGTAATCAGATCGGAAGACAAAAAAAATAAACCTTTCCAATACACAGCGGAACTAAACGAATCACCCGAAACAGAATCATAATAAATCGAAGATCCGGAAACCGTTATAGTCTCACAGTACACATCCATGTACGCTTGCAAATACCTTGCAGAACATTAAGTTGCTCGGGCTGAATACAGGCGTTACATTTACAGGTGTCGAAGATCGGTCAGCAACGATATTTCCATTTAAAGGCGAAAAAATGAATATACCCGTGTCAGAACAACAGGATGTAAACCAGCCACGCAAAGTCGAGTCAATCATCAGTGCGTCGTGGGTAATCACTATGAATACGAACGCAATAGTGAGTGCGAATAATCAGCCCCCTGTACTCCAGAATCACAGCGTGGTGTTTGACAATGGCGTGATTGTTGACATTCTGCCAGCCAGTGAAGTTCAGAGTCGGTATATTTCGAATGAACATTTCCAGCTCGATGATCATGTGCTCATGCCGGGTTTGATCAATATGCATGGCCATGCGGCCATGAACCTCTTCAAAGGTATGGCGGATGACCTACCCTTGATGACCTGGCTAAACGAACACATCTGGCCCGCAGAAGCGAAATGGGTCAACGACGAATTCGTTAAAGATGGCACCCTTCTCGCAATCGCTGAAATGATCCGGACCGGTACCACATTTTTCAGTGATATGTACTTTTTCCCGGAGACCGCGGCAGAAGTTGCTCGAGAGCACCGTATCCGGGCTCAGGTTTGTTTCCCGATACTGGATTTTCCAACCAATTGGGGAGCGGGCCCGGAAGAGTACCTGCACAAGGGCTTATCCCTCTATGACCAATACAAGCAAAGCGAATGGGTATATGTTGGATTTGGCCCCCATGCTCCCTACACCGTGTCCGACGAACCGATGACAGAGATCATCAAGCTAAGCAATCAATTGGGCGCCAACGTACAGATCCATCTACATGAAACCGCATTTGAGGTGCATGATGCTGTTGAAAAAACAGGCAAACGGCCAATCCAGCGTCTGGCGGATCTAGGCTTACTGTCTCCCAACCTGCAATGTGTTCATATGGCGAATCTTGATCAGAGTGATATCGACCTGATTGCAGACAGCGGCGCACATATCGTGCATTGTCCGGAATCCAACCTGAAACTGGCTAGCGGCCTCTGTCCTGTACAAAAACTGTTAGATTCCGGAGTCAATGTAGCGTTGGGAACAGATGGTGCTGCCAGTAACAATAATCTGGATATGTTTGGCGAATTGCAATCTGCAGCATTAATCGCTAAAGTCGCCGCAGAAAATGCAGCAGCGGTGAATGCGCAACAAGCATTGGCAATGGCAACCATCAACGGCGCGAAAGCCTTGGGTCTGCAA contains these protein-coding regions:
- a CDS encoding IS607 family transposase, with the translated sequence MAEFLSIGAAAFLLGVAVSTLRRWEKESRFFSDFRTPGGHRRYALDKLLAFCGQSTANEQRRTICYARVSSHDQKKDLQTQIARLQKHAREAGYEAVETIDDLGSGLNYKKRGLKRLIKLICQRKVKRLVIVHKDRLLRFGAELLFALCQFYGTEVVILEEVEENFEQQLCHDVLALMTVFSARLHGSRSRKNQRAIA
- a CDS encoding PAS domain-containing hybrid sensor histidine kinase/response regulator; translation: MLDNLEDSLKQQIHNTELERTLNRNARDLLISQKDYQRVTSRMQEQVLTLTKAQQRISQSEARLRQVIDLIPQLVFAVNAKNEIILSNHAFAKIHGYQTSEILGQREADVGAPNAWLKASYKANNHVLKNGVRINLAEQKYPLANGEIHYYQMTKLPFKLYDESLSVLTVATDITELKEAERKMIQLNQELEQRVEERTIALETTNKALIQAKNTAESANEAKSLFLATMSHEIRTPMNGVIGMLELIKETELNTEQRQMLTTIRDSAFSLLHILDDVLDFSKIEAGKLELEKIPVTLHEIVESVAITLAPNAFKKGVELFCFIDPNAPEKIISDQVRLRQVMFNLCGNAIKFTESAQGKTGQVAILVECSERTATTAQLEFRVKDNGIGMSDEMQKQLFNPFTQAESSTTRRYGGTGLGLSICKKITELLGGTITVHSAQGLGTEFIVTLPVEFTPNESTSSLQATQVLCLIHDDQLFHIVSTYLSAAGAQVMRLSDLEDARMLLLRKTQKHNEKSSVNTTPPSNMLLLLTTNVPRTLFLAWQEQFSKTHPELARAVVLNMRYSSTPDWGEQNSVLSAYPVRRWDLLSACAFAVGRKNSFSPPIQQDLSHLPQFINADLLTPEEAEKADRLILLAEDNPTNQEVINRQLQRLGHTALIAENGLEALEIWRAHKIALILTDCHMPEMDGFELTQAIREEEDPEEIQFTAHDSQSHRKQTPIIAITANAIRGEAERCIAMGMNGYLAKPVELKALNAEINKWLSEPEKRRDYDITRQQNASTPQAKAKSKTLPPIPDGFEPEYLATLVGEDPTILNDILKSYITSLQGSLVKLRDLLASTQYPELKLEAHKLKSSSKAVGAFSLEQHCQQIEAACIDNDKAALKNLFKRLNDDAVAIQNYLSNCIEMP
- the mtnA gene encoding S-methyl-5-thioribose-1-phosphate isomerase; translated protein: MLNKNDSSFTGNARSVSAIDWLPEGKLKLLDQRKLPTEEVYIELSTAADAAAAIKDMVVRGAPAIGITAAYGVVLSVLKSGPDSTDQVARDIEVLAASRPTAVNLFWALDRMKRVIQQHESNGSPVEALLQEALLQEAQLIHEQDIAANKKMGASAVALMRARQSTPIRVLTHCNTGALATGGYGTALGVVRRLQEENVLGHVYADETRPWLQGARLTAWELVQEGIPVTLNADVAAGHLMQAGKIDWVVVGADRITANGDTANKIGTYSLAVLAKHHGLKFMVVAPESTIDMQLRTGQDIPIEEREGDEIVAVKGQIIAPQGVHTFNPVFDVTPHDLIDAIVTEKGIIEYPNETKMRALFAKTCD
- a CDS encoding TRZ/ATZ family hydrolase, which codes for MNIPVSEQQDVNQPRKVESIISASWVITMNTNAIVSANNQPPVLQNHSVVFDNGVIVDILPASEVQSRYISNEHFQLDDHVLMPGLINMHGHAAMNLFKGMADDLPLMTWLNEHIWPAEAKWVNDEFVKDGTLLAIAEMIRTGTTFFSDMYFFPETAAEVAREHRIRAQVCFPILDFPTNWGAGPEEYLHKGLSLYDQYKQSEWVYVGFGPHAPYTVSDEPMTEIIKLSNQLGANVQIHLHETAFEVHDAVEKTGKRPIQRLADLGLLSPNLQCVHMANLDQSDIDLIADSGAHIVHCPESNLKLASGLCPVQKLLDSGVNVALGTDGAASNNNLDMFGELQSAALIAKVAAENAAAVNAQQALAMATINGAKALGLQDQTGSLEVGKWADMIAVDLSAVYHQPVYDVISHLVYSTNGSDVAYSWIGGELHLKEKQLQKIDTVHLKSRVKKWAGKIKRP